Genomic segment of uncultured Desulfobacter sp.:
CCTGGAATGCATCAAGGACCTTCAGGGCAAAACCGTCATGTTCGGTTCAAAGCTGTCATCCCCACGGTGGACAGCCGCAAGGCACCTGTTCGAAAAGAACGGGTTTCAGATTGATCGGGATCTGCTGAGTTATTCCAATGGCGGATGCTGTGAGGATGTGGCATTTAATGTGTTTTTAAAGGTAGTTGATGCCGGCGTGGTCTGCGATCATTTTCTTCAGGAGCATGAGAGCCGGGAGCCGGAGCTTGGCCTGGATACCGGGCAGCTTACCGTGATTGCCGAAACCGACCGCGTCCCGACCAAAATTTTCAGCAGCCGCAAAGAGGTCAGGGCAGATGACATACGGCAGGTCACCCGGGCCTTAATCGGTCTTGACCTCCGGAATCCGGAACATCGTCAAATTCTCCAGAACGCTGATCTGGGTGGTTTTCAAAAGGCATCACCACAGGCTTTAAGCCGAATTATGGAATGGCCGGCACAAATGCAGGCGGACTGAATCCGGGGCCGTTTCAATGGTATTTCCTGATATTGTCAAACCCGGTTTACGGCTGAAACTGACGGCACTGATCGAGTGTCTGGTTGTGGTGCTTGTCCTGGGTACCGGTGTCGTAACGACGTATCGTGAGAAAAGAACCCTTGAAAATGAGCTGCACAAGCGCGGGTATGCCCTGGCGGCTGATCTGGCCAGATTTACTGCCGGTCCTCTGCTCAGCCGGGATCTGCCCACATTAAGGCGGTTTGTCAATCATTCCATGGCCCAGGAGTATGTGCTGTATGTCATGATTGTGGATAATGACGATCAAATTGTGATGCACAGTGATCTCAAATTTGTGGGTAAGGATGTTTCCTTATATCAGCTTGAACCCCTGGCCCGCCATCTTGATCTGTCTGCGAAGGTCCGGATTGCCGACGCGCTGCTGGGAAATGTTTTTCTGGGCTACTCATACATGGCCGTCGAAAATGAAATCCGAACCGCCGTTAAACAGATTTTAATGCTGGGGGCCATTGCCATTACCCTGGGCGGGGTCATGGCCTATGTGCTGGCATGGTTTATTGCCGCGCCCATCAAACGCATCAGAGATGCCACAAAACAGCTTGCGGCCGGAGATCATCCGGCACCCCTTGAAATCAAAAGTGCAGATGAGATCGGTGCCCTGGCCCAATCCTTCAATGACATGGCCCAGGAACTGACCCGGCATCGGATCCATCTTCAGAATCTGGTGGATGAGAGAACAAGAGAGCTGAGAGAGCTGGCCCTGCATATTCAATTGGCCAAAGAAGATGAAGCCAAGCGCATTGCCAGGGAAATTCACGATGAACTGGGACAGAGCCTGACGGCCCTGAAAATTGATATTCACTGGCTTAAAGGCCAGTTGTGCGAACAGACACCCGGGGTGCAGGATAAAATCGGCATCATGCTTAAGCTGATCAGTGAAACAATTAATTGTGTCCGTAAGATCTCATCACAACTGCGTCCGGTCCTTCTGGATGATTTTGGCCTGTCCGCAGCCATGGAGTGGCAGGTAAAAGAGTTTTCGGACCGAACCGGGATCTCCTCTCATTTTTTTTCGCGTCCGGAAAACATTGTTCCCCAGCAGGACCAGGCCGTCGCGCTTTTTCGTGTTCTCCAGGAAGCCTTGACAAATGTTGCCCGCCATGCAAGTGCAACAAAGGTGAAGGCCGGTTTGTGGGAGGCATCCAATACCATTGTGATGGAAGTGTGCGACAATGGTATCGGCATCACAAAAGCCCAGATGACGGATACCCGGTCTTTTGGTGTTATCGGGATGCACGAGCGGGTGAAACGTTTGGGGGGAGAGCTTGAAATTGACGGTCAAAAAGGGCAGGGCACGACCCTTAGGGCCTGGATCCCCAGGGGAGAAACATAAATGCTGAAAATTCTTATTGCAGATGACCATGCCATTGTGCGCAAGGGCCTTAAGCAGATTCTGTCCAATAATTCGGATATGACCGTGGCCGGAGAGGCGGCCAGCGGGGCCCAGGCGCTGGAGATGATCCGCAACGAGGATTGGGATGTGGTGCTGCTGGATATCAGCATGCCCGACGGAAACGGGCTGGATACCTTGAAGCAGGTGAAAAAGGAAAAGCCGGATCTGCCGATCCTGATGCTCAGTATTTACCCGGAAGATCAGTATGCCATCCGGACCATTAAAGCCGGGGTCTCCGGGTATCTGACCAAAGACAGCGCCCCCGAAGAACTGGTTGAAGCGATCCGAAAAGTGGCCCGCGGCGGTAAGTATATCAGCGCTTCGTTGTCGGAAAAACTGGCCGAGTATCTAGAGAAAAAATCAGAGCGAGCCCTTCATGAAAATCTTTCAGACCGGGAATACCAGGTGATGGTCATGATTGCTGCCGGAAAAACCGTATCCCAGATCGCCGAAGAGATGTGTCTGAGCGTTAAAACCATCAGTACCAACCGGTCCCGGGCCCTGGCTAAGATGGGTATGGACAATAATTCCCAGTTCACCCATTATGCGGTGAAGCAAGGGCTTGTTTAGTAAAAAACAACAGCCGATTTTTCGAAAAATCGGCTGTTGAATGTCAGTTCGAAAGCCGCTGTTTTAAAACTCAGTGTTTTTATTGGCAGTTGTAGTACTGATAGTAGGGGCAGTCGTTGTCGCAGGAACCATCTTTTTTCCGGTCCCGTTGCTGATCTGCGGCCATGGCCAGGGTAGCGCTGAATAATACAACCATAAGAGCGACGATGCTTTTTTTGAAGATTTTTTTCATGTCTTAAGTCTCCTTAAAATTTAAAGTACAATTGGTTGGTGGTCCTGGTCTTGCTTTTTACTGTTAAACAGGTTGCTCAGAATCTGTTTATTGCAGAATTGACTTCATCATAGATATTCATAGTGCTGTCGTAAATCGGCGCAACTCTCTTTTTAATGTCAGTGTTTGTCCTACAAATTTATGATCATTTCCCGCTTCGATGATTTGCTCTTTTGTGTAACGACGCCGTTCGTGCCTAATTCTGTATTTAATAATAAATGCAGTTCGCTAAAACAGTCGTCGTAATTCATGATTGACTTTTTCTTTTTATTTTGAAAGATATGGTTCGGAATTCATAATAAGTGCTTCACTCAATATTTTGTAGCTCATAATTAAATTGGTCGCAATATGTTGAGATTCGAAGAAGTCGTCATGCGCGTTTATTTGAACGATTTATTAGTAAATGGTAATGCGCGTTTATCTTTATGTTCGGGCTCAGCCGTTTGCTATGGGTCGTTATCAACAAAAAGAGAGGAGAAAAAGAAAGATGAAGTGCAGATTTTGTTTTACTTTAGTCCTTGTGTCAGTGTTGATCCTGTCCGGTCTGCCTGCTGACGCCCAAGAGCAGCAGAGTTGTTTTTTGTCGGGCCTGCATCACTCCGGTGAAGGCATGCGGTATTGGTATGAAGCCAAGGATGGCTTCATGGCGATAAGCGGCGTGCCCTACGACGCCCTTGGGTGTAAAAATTGTCATGTGCAAAGCTGTGATGATTGCCATCTTCAAAAAACAGACGAGGGGTGTGACTACTCAACCGAGGCAGCCCGGTCAAGTGACACCTGTCTTAAATGCCATGCCCGTGAAAAAGCCACAGCCAAATACGATGAGGCCAATGCCTGTATGGGCGTACATGCAAAAAGCAACATGGGGTGCATGGATTGTCACAGCAAAAGAGAGGTTCACGGAGATGGAAACGCCTACACCAGCATGCGGCAGGACGGTGCGATGGATACGGCCTGCACCGATTGTCACACAAAAGACGCAACAGAATACCCCGCGCTTCCCGACACCAAGTCCCATACCGTGCATAAAGGCAAGCTGGCATGCAACGCGTGTCATGTTCAAAATTCCATGACATGCTACAATTGCCATTTCGGCGTTCTTGCCGAGACAAAATCCAAGCCAAAAAGCTTTGCTGCAAAGGCCAAAGACTTTTTGCTTTTGGTAAAATACAAAGGGCAAATTACAAGCGGAACCATGCAGAGTTTGGTTGGGAAAAACAACGAACCGTTTATTTCCTACGTGCCGTATTTTACCCATTCGATTATGTGTGAAGGCAGAAAATGCGAGCAATGCCACGCCACCGAAGCGGTCAAAACCCTTGCGGCATCCCAAAACTTTACCCCGGCCGTATTTAAGGACGGCAAACTCGAATTTTATAAAGGGATCATTCCAGTGGTTCCCGAATTGTTGAACTGGCCCTTCTTGGAAAAGAAAGGGGATCAGTGGGTGCAGTTTGAACCCAAGACAAAACCCCTTGTCCAGATGGCGCTATATGCCGAACCGTTCTCCCCGCAGGATTTGAAAAATTTGAAAGTTAAGATTAAATACGAAGAATAGGGTATCTATTCTAAAGATCATATTGTTCCGGCATGGGACGGCAGTATATTATTTGCTTTTGTCCCATGACCGGAACCCGGCATTCATTCCTGACAAATGTACATTTTTGGGGTCATCATAAATTCGTACGCATCGCAGAGGCAAACCATGCGAACGCCGTCCTGATTTATCCTTGACAGTTCTCAGCCGCTTATCTACCATGACCTGCCATTGTGGACTTGTGTGAAAAAATGATAATTTACAGGTGTATATAAATTTGAAATATTTCCTGGCGGCATCGGAAATGTTTATGCCCGGGTCAGTGATTCATGGAACCAAATAGAGTACAGCATTTGACAGAACAGGCTGTGGCCGATCTTTTAAACGGAAACGGCGCGCCAGATAGACCTTTTTGCGGGCGAAACACCCTCGCAGATATCCGTGCCATGGCCCGTGCCATTCTTGATCAGTGTCCTGTAACAGACAATCAAAGGGGATTCCTTGCCGTATTTACCACGGACAGGGCGGTTACCGCTGCCGCGATTATTGCCCGGCTGGCGGGCGGCCCCATACTGATTCTGCCCCATGATATCTCGGACAAGGCGCTTATGGATCTGACAAGTGACCCGGAACATACATGGGTGGCGGCGGACCCGGGCCGGACCGTGCCTGACCGTTTCAAAACGCTTGCCGTCAATTCAGATGATCAGCTTGGTAATACAGCCCCCTTAACCGCCGCCATTGATCCGGATGCCTCTCTGCTTAAACTGTATACCGGCGGTTCCACCGGGAAACCGGCCATCTGGACAAAGACCGTGGCCAATATCATGGGCGAAGCCCTGTTCCAGGTAAACTTCCATGGCATCTGTCAAGATGACGTGGTGGTTGCCACGGTGCCCCCCTATCATATCTACGGGTTGCTGTTTTCCGTGGCAGCCCCCTTGCTTGCCGGCGCAAGGGTGGCGGATCAAACCTGCGGATTCCCCCATGAAATTATCAATCTGGTCATGGATGAGGCGGCAACCATTCTCGTCAGTGTCCCGGCCCATTACAGAGCATTGAACGGCCATGATTTCCCGGATCATGGCCTGCGTCTGGCGTTCTCTTCGGCCGGTGTCCTGGATGAAACGGATGAGAAAGATTTTCGTCAGAGAAATCATGTCCCGGTCATGGAAGTTTACGGGTCAACGGAAACCGGCGGCATCGCCTTTAGATGCCGGGGACGCGACGAGGCCTTTTTTTTGCCCTTCAATGTTATTGAAACCCGGATTGCACAAGAGACGTTAAAAATTCGATCCCCGTTTGTTTCTCCTGAAATTGTCCGGGATGATTTGGGTTTTTACCTGGTGCCGGACCGGGTGAAATTATGTCCCGGCAACACCTTTGCCATCCTTGGGCGATCAGATACGGTTGTGAAAATTGCAGGTATTCGGGTGGACCTGGACCAGGTCCGGTCTGTCTTGAAAACCATGGATGGGGTCAGTGATGCGCTTGTTCTGACAAAGCCTGTGCCCCGGGGCAGGGCCTTTGATATCTGTGCCCTTGTGGAAGGCGACTGCACCCAGACGGATATCCGGCAGTTTCTCGCCGAACGGCTTGAGGCCGTGGCCCATCCCCGCAGAATCAAGGTTGTGGACCACATGCCCATGACCCGTTCGGGAAAGTACGACAGGGCTGCGGTTGCGGCTTTATTTGAAACAAACGAAGGCGAAACAAAATGAACCGCAGAGTGGTGATAACAGGATATGGTGTCATCTCCCCCATCGGGGAGACCGAGGATGAGATCATCCGGCATCTGACCCAGGGGATTTCCGGGGTTAAAAAACTTGAAAATGACGGATTTTTGTCCGAATTTATCCAGTCCGGTGTCTATGGCAGGATTGATTATCCCACGACCTATTCCTTTGAACGAAATCATCGCAAGACCATGGGCCCGGTGGCCTTTGTCGCCTGTGAGTCCGCCCGGCGGGCCATTGCGCAATCAGGCCTGGACAAGGAATTTTTGACGTCCGGGGATGTCGGGGTGGCGTTCGGCTCCATCCATGGCAGCCCCTTTGTCCAGCGTGAGATCATGAAGGCCTATTTCAAGGCGGATAAAGGTGGAAGCCGGGGCATTAACGCGGCGGATTTTTTAAAATCCATGGCCCACACCACCGCCGTGAACATCACAAAGATGTTCGGCATATCCGGCCGGGTCATCAGTCCGTGTACGGCATGCACCACCAGCAGCCAGTCCATTGGCTTTGGCTATGAAGCCATTCGGTTTGGCATGCAGGAGGCCATGGTGTGCGGTGGTGCCGACGAATATGACACCTCAACCGTGGCCGTCTTTGACAACCTCCGTGCCTGCTCCATCCGGTTCAACGACACCCCGCATCTTACCCCGCGGCCCTTTGACAGCCAGCGGGACGGTATGGTGGTGGGTGAAGGGGCGGGTGCCCTTGTGCTGGAGTCCCTGGATCATGCCGAACGCCGCGGTGCCGCCATCCTGGGCGAAGTGGTCGGCTTTGCCTCCAACAACAACGGCGGGGACATGATTCTGCCCAACCTGGCCGGCATCAGCCGGACATTGACCCTGGCCCTGGACGATGCGAAAATGTCCAGCCAAGACGTTGATTTTATCAGTGCCCATGCCACGGCCACCCGCCAGGGCGATACCATTGAGGCCATGGCCATCCACAATGTGTATGGAGGAAAAACACGGGTGACGGCCCTGAAAAGCTACATGGGCCATACCATTGCCGCCTGCGGGGCCATTGAGTCCATCATTACTTTGATGATGATGAAGCACGGATTTATTCCGCCCACCCTCAATCTTGACACGGTGGATGAATCGTGTGCCATGCTCAATCATACACGGCAGGTGTTGGATGAGCAGATCCATACGGCATCGGTACAGAATTTTGCCTTTGGGGGGGTGAATACCGCCCTTATATTAAAGAAGTTTACTTGATGGGCCCAAAATCTTCAAACGACGTACAAGCGACTAAATCCAAGGGGACTGTTCTTTTGGCCTTTACCAGGGATCTGGTTATCACGTTACTGCTGTGGGGCTATTTTCTTTTTGGATTTCTTCTGTTTTTCTCCCCGTTTTACCTGATCGCCTTTGTGTGTCCGCCTATACGGGAAAGGGCTATTCAATGTCTCAATTCTCTATTTTACAAAGGATTTTTTTTCCTGCTCCGCTTGCTGATGCCGGATCTTACCCTTGGCATTGATCCTGAAGTTAAAGGTCTTGAAAACGGCATCGTTGTCTGCAATCATGTCTCCTATCTGGATCCTTTGATGATGATCAGTCTGTTCCGGCGGCATAAAACCATTGTGAAAGCCACCTTTTTCAAGGTGCCGGTGTTCGGCTGGGTATTAAGGGCGGCTGGGTATATTCCCTCCATGCCCAAGGGCCGGATGGCTGGGTTGATGGTAAAGCAGACCAGATCCTTGTCCGCTTTTTTTGAAAAAGGCGGCATCCTGTTTGTGTTTCCCGAGGGCACCCGGAATCGAAATGTCGGACAGGGGACCCTGGCGTTTCACAGTGGTGTGTTTAAAATGGCACGTTTTTGCAGGTCTCCCATCCATATCCTGGTGATTCGCAACACCGACAAAGTATTTAGACCCGGCCGGTTTTTATTTCACACCGATTTTTCCGGCACCGTCAGCGTTGAACTTGCCGGTACGATTCAACCGGATTATGATAATCAGACTGTGGCTACGGCAGGACTCATGGAAGAGGCCGCAAAGATTTTAAACGAAAAGCAAAAGGACATCTGAGTGGGAACATCAAACAGACAGGCCGTGATATTGGGATATGATGCGGTTTGCCCCCTGGGAACCCGGCTGCCTGATGCCTGGAAAAAAGCGCTGGCAGGTCAAAGCGGCATTGGTCCGCTGACTCGGTTTCCCCTGGACGACAATTTCCCCGTGCGCATTGCAGGCCAGGTTGAAAGCATTGATGACCTGGACTATCCTTTTTTAAAACCCCGGGAACGCGCCAAGTGGACTTCGCCCATTTTCAAGCATGCCATGCTCACCGTCTCCCGGGCCATTGCCCAAAGCGGGATGGAAATTACCCCTGACATTGCCCCCAGAACCGCCATCACCTACAGTTCCGCTCTGGGCGGGTTGGATGCCGCGCTGGATGCGGATCGCAGGCTGGTAACGGAGAACCGCCTGCCCAAGCCCTTCACCAATCCCAATGCCTGTATCAATATGGTGGGGGGCAAGGTTTCCATCCTTACCGGGGCCACAGGTCCCATCACCGCGACTATTTCGGCCTGTGCCACGGGAGCGACCTCCATGATCATCGGCGCCATGTTCATTGAACAGGGGCTGTGCGATGTGGCCATCTGCGGGGCGGTGGATTTTGCCTTGGTGCCGACCATTATTGCCGGGTTTCACACCATGAACGGCACCTTTTATCCCAAGCCCGGGGAGGATGTTTCGCCCCAGGGGGCCAGCCGGCCGTTTTCGAAAAACCGACGGGGCTTTGTGGTCTCCGAAGGGGCCGGTGCCGTGATCCTGGCTGCCCGGGAGTTTGCCCAAAGCTGGGGATTAAAATATCAGATCGCCCTTGCCGGATGGGGGATGACTTCGGATGCCCATCATGTGGTAGCGCCCCATTTGCCCACCGTAACCCGGTGCATGGAGTTGGCCCTTAAGCATGCCGGGGTTGCTCCTGAGGAGATTGCCAGTGTCAATGCCCATGCCACGGCCACCCCGGTGGGGGACAAGGTGGAGTATGATGCCCTGTCGGCGGTGTTCGGTAAAAAGATCCCGCCGGTGACGGCCAACAAATCCATGATCGGGCACGCCATGGGCGCGTCCAGCGCCATTGAAACCATTTTTGCCGTCCAGGGCATGATTGATGGGCAGATCCCGCCCACCATCAACTATGATCCGGACCCTGACATGGATTTTGACTGCGTAACCGGCGATGCAAAATGTCTGGACCAGCCCTATGTGTTGAAAAACGCATTTGGCTTCGGCGGATGCAATGCCTGCATGGTTCTGCAAAAATGCTGAAAGAACAGAGATAAGATCATGAAAGCACCATTAAACAGACGGGTTTTTGTGTTGGGATACGGGGCGGCCACCCCGCTGGGGGCCACCTTTGACCTGACCTTTGAAAATGCTGTGGCCGGTAAAGCAGGATTTAGGCGGCTCACCCGGTGTGAGACGAAATCCCTAAGCAATGTGGTGGGAGAAATTCCCGACTGGGATCCTGTGGCAAGCGGAATGTTTGAGAGAAAAGAGGCCCACAACTGGAATGCCGCGTTTGTACTGCTGACCGTGGCTGTATGCCGGGAGGCCCTGGCCCATGCCGGTATTGTCATGGATCCCGATATCGGCCGGCGCACCGCCTGTTTAATCGGTTCCGCCCTCAACGGCATGGATGCCTTCAAAATTGCCTCGGAGAAATATGCCGATGCAGGACCTTTGCGGGTCAGCCCCTATCTTCTGCCCAATCTTTGCGGCAACATGCCCGCAAGTAAGGCCGGTATTGATTTAGGCTTTACAGGGCCGTTGTTTTCCCCCCAGGGGGCATGCGCTTCGGGCAATCACGCCATCGGTATGGGGGCCAGGATGATCCGGGACGGTGATGTGGATGTGGTGCTGGCAGGCGGTGTGGACACCCCCCTGGTGCCCGAGATCGTCCAGGGCTTTGCCAACATGGGGGCCACCATAAAAGTCAATCCCGAGGACCGGGCCTATGAAGACCCGGGTCAGGCGAGCCGCCCGTTCAGCCGCGACCGCAAGGGCATGGTGCTTTCAGAAGGGTGCGGGGTGGTGGTACTGGCCGCAGAAGAGGTGGCCAGGGCCCACGGCCTTAAACCCCGGGCAGAAGTGGCAGGGGTCGGCTGGACCTCGGATGCCTTTCATTTCACCAGCCCCAATCTTGAGACCATTGTCCGGGCCATGCACCAGGCCATTGACGATGCCCAGATTGCCCCCCGGGATATTCAGTACATTAATGCCCACGGCACCTCCACCTTTAAAGGCGACACGTCCGAGGCCGAATGTTTAAGGCAGGTGTTCGGACACCATCTGGGACAGATCCCCGTATCCTCCAATAAGTCCCAGCTTGGCCACACATTGGGGGCCGCCGCCGCCATTGAAGCTGCATTGAGCATTGAGGCCATGCAGATGGGCATGGTGCTTCCCACCATTAACCATAAACCCGCCCCTGAATTTGACGACTTGGACGTGGTGCCCGATACCTTCAGGGCCCATCCGCACGATTTTTTGTTGTCCAATGCCTACGGGTTTGGCGGAACCAATTGCTGTATTGTATTCAAAGGGATGTAAGACCATGAAACCCAAACCGTTTAAACCCGAAATTACGGATGAAAACACCCCTTATGTGAAGGACCAGATCACAGGGCTGATCTGGCACCGGACCAGCCATAGAACCCTTTATGCAGACACGGACCGCTCCCAGGTGGTGTATCATGCCAATTATCTAAGGTTTTTTGAACAGGGCCGGGCGGATTTGATGCGGGATATTGCCTACCCCTACCGGGAAATTGAAGAGAGCGGGTTTGTCTATCCCATTATTGAGACCAAGCTTAACTATTTTGCCCCGCTCTATTATGACGACCTGATGTGGATTCATACCCGGCCTGCCGGCCTGGAGCGGGTGAAACTCCAGTTTGATTATGTGATCACAAGTCATACCTATGACCAGATCATCTGCAAGGGGTATACCCGGCACTGCGCCACCAATGCCCAGGGCATACCCGTCGGCGTGGATGAGAAAACCGTCCGGGTCTGGACCCAGTTTCCCGGCCGGGACAAATTGTAGCGGTCGAAAACTTCTGTTTATTGGTGATTTTAACGGAAGCCCCGATAAACCAAGAACAGTCACAGGACGGCAACTTACAGAACTGATATCTGATGGCTGGAGACTCCCATCACCTGAAGGGGCGTGGAGCTACATCTCTCACGATGGAAAAGCTCGATCCCGCATAGACCATGTAGTACTCGCCCCTTCTTTGGGTGATGCTTCAGCCGCCTACCACAAAGATGCTGGTGGGGTTTTTTTGGCGGGTATCAAAGCAAATGACCCCATCTCTGATCATGCAATGTTGACTGTGGACTTTGATTTCTGCTTCCCAGTTAATACTCATTGCCCCAAAAGCCGATTTAGTCAGGCAGAACTACCAAACCAAATCAACGCCAGGGAGTATGTTCTAAATTCTGAGGAATTATAGATAGATAATGTGGGGTCTATTATTCCTAAAAAAACTTAATATTTTAAAATATTAACGCCGTGTTTATTGGACGGGCGGCGAATCGAGACAGCCGCCAAGTAAACAAAAATGGTTAAAAAAACAGATGTTAACGAAGGCGCGATGTAGGCCGATCCATTACAACACATGGTTAGGGCGCATTCCCATTTTCCCGGTTTGAAAAAATCCTATCTTTTATGAAAAAATCTTATCCACATTGTCAAAGAGACTGAATTATTGTAAAATTTCAGGGTGTTTATCAAGGCTGCGTTGCTGATTTAATAGGATTTGTAACGTATAAAGCTGACACGCCAAGGGCTAAACGAATAAAATCTGAACTGCAATTTTTCTTATATCAACCGTCTTTAATAACCGAATCCGAGATCGTTCATGAAGCGTTTGAAACAGTAAAGACCAGCTCGATTCATGCGTGGTTTAGGGATACTATTGGCAAGGCTTTTCAATCAAAAAGAATGCAGATCAACCAATAAATAAAAAAAGAAACAAAAAAGGGACGCAATCTATACGGTATGTGGGGTGATTTTCACCATCCCAGAGGAGGCCCATCTTCCGTTTTTGTTTGCTATTTTATACAATAAGCTGCAAAATTTATTTGTCACTTGCCATTCCCTCTATAAGGTTTTTAAAAATGCTGCCCCAACTTAAAAAATACATTTTAGACCATGAAGATTGGCTTATGGAAAAGATTTTAAATTATGCCAAACAGCAGGGATATACTGAGTATACTTCCACCTTGAGAGAAGCATGGCGGCTTTCAATCTCAGGTTTATCTAAATCATTGATTGCTACTTTGAATGCGAAAGGTTTAGATCTTGAACTGGGTCCACATGAAAAATACATTTCTGACCCTGCATCGCAGTTTGGCATAATTGAAGCCCAAGAACATAGAAAAAGAGGGGTTAACATAGATATGTTTTTAGGGCTCATGAAATATTATCGTCAATCCTATTCAGATCTAATACGGGCATCGAATTTTGAGGATCAAATTAAATTTCAATATGAACAGATTATCAAAAGATTTTTTGACCGAGTTGAAATAGGATTTTGTTTACAATGGACACCAGTAAAAGACGAAAGCATTGTTAAAGATTTGCAACTTAGCAATCGCGTGATGACCAATGAAAAAAATAGATATCTCACAATTTTTGAGAGTTTATCAATGCCTGTCTTCATTGTGACGTTCGATGGGATTGTAGAAAATATGAACCATGCAGCATCCAAGATGCTCAATTACGATACTGTCCCGGGGACACAATACTATGGTGAGAAAGACACACATCCGCTGCTTTTTATACAAATATTCCCATGGTTAGATAGTTTTTTTAAAAGATTTAAGGCCGGGTCTGACAAGATAAAAACATTTGAAACAATGATAAATGATGAAAGCCAGTTCTTTTTTATTTCTTT
This window contains:
- a CDS encoding phosphate/phosphite/phosphonate ABC transporter substrate-binding protein, whose amino-acid sequence is MCIFPCTDAANSFRKFHPLVTYLQQVTGLNISLVFHDDMAGFERALKNGSFDLAIQDPQVYVKLADQYNNAFILQALTFDQETTQRGVIIARKDSGLECIKDLQGKTVMFGSKLSSPRWTAARHLFEKNGFQIDRDLLSYSNGGCCEDVAFNVFLKVVDAGVVCDHFLQEHESREPELGLDTGQLTVIAETDRVPTKIFSSRKEVRADDIRQVTRALIGLDLRNPEHRQILQNADLGGFQKASPQALSRIMEWPAQMQAD
- a CDS encoding sensor histidine kinase — its product is MVFPDIVKPGLRLKLTALIECLVVVLVLGTGVVTTYREKRTLENELHKRGYALAADLARFTAGPLLSRDLPTLRRFVNHSMAQEYVLYVMIVDNDDQIVMHSDLKFVGKDVSLYQLEPLARHLDLSAKVRIADALLGNVFLGYSYMAVENEIRTAVKQILMLGAIAITLGGVMAYVLAWFIAAPIKRIRDATKQLAAGDHPAPLEIKSADEIGALAQSFNDMAQELTRHRIHLQNLVDERTRELRELALHIQLAKEDEAKRIAREIHDELGQSLTALKIDIHWLKGQLCEQTPGVQDKIGIMLKLISETINCVRKISSQLRPVLLDDFGLSAAMEWQVKEFSDRTGISSHFFSRPENIVPQQDQAVALFRVLQEALTNVARHASATKVKAGLWEASNTIVMEVCDNGIGITKAQMTDTRSFGVIGMHERVKRLGGELEIDGQKGQGTTLRAWIPRGET
- a CDS encoding response regulator transcription factor yields the protein MLKILIADDHAIVRKGLKQILSNNSDMTVAGEAASGAQALEMIRNEDWDVVLLDISMPDGNGLDTLKQVKKEKPDLPILMLSIYPEDQYAIRTIKAGVSGYLTKDSAPEELVEAIRKVARGGKYISASLSEKLAEYLEKKSERALHENLSDREYQVMVMIAAGKTVSQIAEEMCLSVKTISTNRSRALAKMGMDNNSQFTHYAVKQGLV
- a CDS encoding class I adenylate-forming enzyme family protein, with translation MEPNRVQHLTEQAVADLLNGNGAPDRPFCGRNTLADIRAMARAILDQCPVTDNQRGFLAVFTTDRAVTAAAIIARLAGGPILILPHDISDKALMDLTSDPEHTWVAADPGRTVPDRFKTLAVNSDDQLGNTAPLTAAIDPDASLLKLYTGGSTGKPAIWTKTVANIMGEALFQVNFHGICQDDVVVATVPPYHIYGLLFSVAAPLLAGARVADQTCGFPHEIINLVMDEAATILVSVPAHYRALNGHDFPDHGLRLAFSSAGVLDETDEKDFRQRNHVPVMEVYGSTETGGIAFRCRGRDEAFFLPFNVIETRIAQETLKIRSPFVSPEIVRDDLGFYLVPDRVKLCPGNTFAILGRSDTVVKIAGIRVDLDQVRSVLKTMDGVSDALVLTKPVPRGRAFDICALVEGDCTQTDIRQFLAERLEAVAHPRRIKVVDHMPMTRSGKYDRAAVAALFETNEGETK
- a CDS encoding beta-ketoacyl synthase N-terminal-like domain-containing protein, with the protein product MNRRVVITGYGVISPIGETEDEIIRHLTQGISGVKKLENDGFLSEFIQSGVYGRIDYPTTYSFERNHRKTMGPVAFVACESARRAIAQSGLDKEFLTSGDVGVAFGSIHGSPFVQREIMKAYFKADKGGSRGINAADFLKSMAHTTAVNITKMFGISGRVISPCTACTTSSQSIGFGYEAIRFGMQEAMVCGGADEYDTSTVAVFDNLRACSIRFNDTPHLTPRPFDSQRDGMVVGEGAGALVLESLDHAERRGAAILGEVVGFASNNNGGDMILPNLAGISRTLTLALDDAKMSSQDVDFISAHATATRQGDTIEAMAIHNVYGGKTRVTALKSYMGHTIAACGAIESIITLMMMKHGFIPPTLNLDTVDESCAMLNHTRQVLDEQIHTASVQNFAFGGVNTALILKKFT
- a CDS encoding lysophospholipid acyltransferase family protein, whose amino-acid sequence is MGPKSSNDVQATKSKGTVLLAFTRDLVITLLLWGYFLFGFLLFFSPFYLIAFVCPPIRERAIQCLNSLFYKGFFFLLRLLMPDLTLGIDPEVKGLENGIVVCNHVSYLDPLMMISLFRRHKTIVKATFFKVPVFGWVLRAAGYIPSMPKGRMAGLMVKQTRSLSAFFEKGGILFVFPEGTRNRNVGQGTLAFHSGVFKMARFCRSPIHILVIRNTDKVFRPGRFLFHTDFSGTVSVELAGTIQPDYDNQTVATAGLMEEAAKILNEKQKDI
- a CDS encoding beta-ketoacyl-[acyl-carrier-protein] synthase family protein, yielding MGTSNRQAVILGYDAVCPLGTRLPDAWKKALAGQSGIGPLTRFPLDDNFPVRIAGQVESIDDLDYPFLKPRERAKWTSPIFKHAMLTVSRAIAQSGMEITPDIAPRTAITYSSALGGLDAALDADRRLVTENRLPKPFTNPNACINMVGGKVSILTGATGPITATISACATGATSMIIGAMFIEQGLCDVAICGAVDFALVPTIIAGFHTMNGTFYPKPGEDVSPQGASRPFSKNRRGFVVSEGAGAVILAAREFAQSWGLKYQIALAGWGMTSDAHHVVAPHLPTVTRCMELALKHAGVAPEEIASVNAHATATPVGDKVEYDALSAVFGKKIPPVTANKSMIGHAMGASSAIETIFAVQGMIDGQIPPTINYDPDPDMDFDCVTGDAKCLDQPYVLKNAFGFGGCNACMVLQKC